A genomic stretch from Glaciecola nitratireducens FR1064 includes:
- the ccoO gene encoding cytochrome-c oxidase, cbb3-type subunit II has protein sequence MKNPHELLEKNVGLLTVLILVAISFGAMAQILPLMFDQQALEPVKGLRPYTALELEGRDIYIREGCVGCHSQMIRPFRSETERYGHYSVAGESVWERPFLWGSKRTGPDLARVGERYSDEWHRVHLMNPRNVVPESNMPGYPWLAENTLDGKDIVKKMEVNRMLGMPYTDEDIAGAEAAVKGKKEMEALIAYLQQLGTHLK, from the coding sequence ATGAAAAATCCACATGAGTTGTTAGAAAAAAACGTTGGTTTATTAACTGTTCTTATTCTAGTCGCAATTAGCTTTGGTGCTATGGCGCAGATCTTACCATTAATGTTTGACCAACAAGCATTAGAGCCAGTTAAGGGCTTGCGTCCATATACCGCCTTAGAGTTGGAAGGTCGTGACATTTACATCCGTGAAGGTTGTGTTGGCTGTCACAGCCAAATGATCCGCCCTTTCCGCTCAGAAACAGAACGCTATGGGCATTACTCAGTAGCCGGTGAATCTGTTTGGGAACGACCCTTCTTATGGGGTTCAAAAAGAACAGGTCCTGATTTAGCGCGAGTTGGCGAACGCTATAGTGATGAATGGCATCGCGTTCACTTGATGAATCCAAGAAACGTAGTACCTGAATCAAATATGCCGGGTTATCCATGGCTAGCTGAGAACACACTTGATGGTAAAGATATCGTCAAAAAAATGGAAGTTAACCGTATGCTAGGTATGCCTTACACAGATGAAGATATTGCAGGTGCTGAAGCTGCAGTAAAAGGCAAAAAGGAAATGGAAGCTTTGATTGCCTACCTACAGCAACTTGGGACTCATTTAAAATAA
- the ccoP gene encoding cytochrome-c oxidase, cbb3-type subunit III, with protein MSMFWTIWISVITLGSILGCYVLLRWCLSNSTGVKEGESMGHVFDGIEEMNNQLPRWWTILFYICIVWGVAYLLLYPGLGGYKGLLGWESSNQGVLSLEESKLALQKDIEDGNWNEYALQIKYANEKFDPIFAEYAKTPVEQLAKNEEAVQVGQRLFLQNCAQCHGSNAKGAASGFPNLTDNDWIYGGSGDKIKETLILGRRGAMPGWLNSMGEDGVAEVVAYTLSLSGRDVDQGLKEAGKARFVVCAACHGMDGKGNQMIGAPNLTDNIWLYGGNQKTVTETLYYGRNGVMPAFKETLGEDKVHVVAAYVYSLSQIK; from the coding sequence ATGAGTATGTTTTGGACAATTTGGATATCAGTAATAACATTAGGTTCAATATTAGGCTGTTACGTTCTTTTACGTTGGTGTTTATCAAATAGCACTGGGGTCAAGGAAGGCGAGTCGATGGGACACGTTTTCGATGGCATAGAAGAGATGAACAACCAATTGCCTCGTTGGTGGACAATATTATTCTACATTTGTATTGTTTGGGGTGTTGCTTACTTACTCTTGTACCCTGGTTTAGGCGGGTATAAAGGGCTTCTTGGTTGGGAAAGTTCTAACCAAGGTGTGCTTTCACTTGAAGAGTCGAAGCTTGCATTGCAAAAAGACATTGAAGACGGTAATTGGAACGAGTATGCCCTGCAGATCAAATATGCAAATGAGAAATTCGATCCCATTTTTGCTGAGTATGCAAAAACACCGGTCGAGCAACTAGCAAAGAATGAAGAAGCTGTGCAAGTTGGCCAACGCTTGTTCTTGCAGAACTGCGCGCAGTGTCATGGATCGAATGCAAAAGGTGCAGCATCAGGTTTCCCTAACCTTACGGACAACGATTGGATATATGGCGGTTCTGGTGACAAGATCAAAGAAACATTAATCTTAGGTCGTCGCGGCGCAATGCCTGGTTGGCTCAACAGCATGGGTGAAGACGGCGTAGCCGAGGTTGTAGCATATACCTTGAGCCTAAGTGGTCGTGACGTTGATCAAGGCTTAAAAGAAGCCGGCAAAGCCAGATTCGTGGTTTGCGCAGCCTGTCACGGAATGGATGGTAAAGGCAATCAAATGATCGGTGCTCCTAACCTGACAGACAATATCTGGTTATATGGCGGCAATCAGAAGACTGTGACTGAAACTCTCTATTATGGGCGCAACGGTGTTATGCCGGCGTTTAAAGAGACGCTTGGTGAAGACAAGGTGCATGTCGTTGCAGCTTATGTTTATAGCCTGTCTCAAATAAAGTAA
- a CDS encoding FixH family protein: MEELDVKPWYKQFWPWFLICIPVSSFIVGGIVVNFATDGTNSLVVDDYYKEGKSINARLDKIEKAKSLGISTRLNITDDVISVEFLSGAPQTREALKLDFFHVTLEERDFFVLLSADASGIYRAQNDTSVEGKWRLRLTPLDESWKVQKTITLPTSKATSFNP, encoded by the coding sequence ATGGAAGAACTAGACGTTAAGCCTTGGTATAAACAGTTTTGGCCTTGGTTTCTAATCTGTATCCCCGTTTCATCATTTATCGTTGGCGGCATTGTAGTCAATTTCGCAACGGATGGTACCAACAGTCTTGTAGTTGATGACTACTACAAAGAAGGCAAATCAATTAATGCTAGATTAGATAAAATTGAGAAAGCAAAATCACTCGGTATCAGCACTAGATTAAACATAACGGACGATGTCATCTCCGTTGAATTTTTATCAGGTGCACCGCAAACCAGAGAGGCATTAAAACTAGATTTTTTTCATGTCACCCTAGAAGAGAGAGATTTTTTTGTGTTGTTAAGTGCCGACGCCAGTGGGATTTACAGAGCTCAAAACGATACCAGCGTAGAAGGAAAATGGCGGTTACGACTTACTCCACTTGACGAGAGTTGGAAGGTTCAAAAAACCATTACCTTACCGACATCGAAAGCGACTAGTTTTAATCCATAA
- a CDS encoding cbb3-type cytochrome oxidase subunit 3, translating into MDQGTIGSIFTVIVFVSFVGVCYWAFSSRNKKGFDEAANLVFDDEEKKNLNKKDQES; encoded by the coding sequence ATGGACCAGGGAACTATAGGCAGCATATTTACGGTTATCGTTTTCGTCTCTTTCGTTGGCGTTTGTTATTGGGCATTCAGCAGCCGCAATAAAAAAGGCTTTGATGAGGCAGCAAACTTAGTTTTCGATGACGAAGAAAAGAAAAACTTAAATAAAAAAGATCAGGAGTCTTGA